In Macadamia integrifolia cultivar HAES 741 chromosome 5, SCU_Mint_v3, whole genome shotgun sequence, a single window of DNA contains:
- the LOC122078371 gene encoding thioredoxin X, chloroplastic-like — protein sequence MVAILSNPTTSLCLSFPSICSTSSTCNSHANFLIGSTSLKKLFFRSQSKGSKGFRAVSVPRHVISCGLTEINETQFSDVVLTSDVPVLVEFVADWCGPCRLMSPAIEWVSQEYKDKLKVVKMNHDLNPRLIEEYKVYGLPTLILFKNGLEVPESRWEGAMTKVKIKEYIDALLESVSVT from the exons ATGGTGGCAATTTTATCCAATCCGACAACTTCACTTTGTTTATCGTTCCCTTCTATCTGTTCAACCTCATCAACCTGCAACTCGCACGCCAACTTCTTGATTGGTTCAACTTCTTTGAAGAAACTCTTTTTTAGGTCTCAGAGCAAAGGAAGTAAAGGGTTTCGCGCTGTTTCGGTTCCGAGACATGTAATTAGCTGTGGTCTTACGGAGATTAATGAGACACAGTTCTCAGACGTGGTTCTGACCTCTGATGTTCCTGTTCTGGTCGAATTCGTGGCTGATTGGTGTGGACCCTGTCGGTTAATGTCCCCGGCGATTGAGTGGGTTTCACAG GAATACAAAGACAAATTAAAGGTTGTAAAGATGAACCATGACTTGAATCCTCGACTGATTGAAGAGTACAAAGTTTATGGATTGCCGACTCTGATTCTATTTAAGAATGGACTGGAAGTCCCGGAGAGCCGGTGGGAAGGTGCAATGACAAAGGTGAAGATAAAGGAGTACATTGATGCTCTTCTGGAGTCTGTATCAGTCACATAA
- the LOC122079217 gene encoding E3 ubiquitin-protein ligase RING1-like has protein sequence MSSAGISGGAAGGATPEPQFYFCHECNHNVSITPSLTSDLVCPDCNGGFIEECENPTPTHTDNPFFTYSHSFSSGGAPFPSLAAGLAGLPFLLSTPGTMEVPTELSALFDPEIRQRSTTTMQEPDVFNPFLFLQNYLQSLRAGGANIQFVVENNPSDSGGFRLPSNLGDYFIGPGLEQLIQQLAENDPNRYGTPPASKSAIEALPNVKISEELLASDSAQCAVCKDTFELGMEARQMPCKHIYHSDCILPWLELHNSCPVCRYELPTDDPDYEQRTRETRPSGNLTVGSGSTDSGSGRGETQENNPPPRMAQRRFSISLPSLFRSFAGQAEASNSGDGSNSGNNESNTGSQGSRDFGSETRQEDLD, from the coding sequence ATGTCTTCTGCCGGAATATCGGGCGGTGCAGCTGGTGGTGCCACACCCGAACCTCAGTTCTATTTCTGCCATGAGTGCAACCATAACGTCTCGATAACGCCATCTCTCACCTCCGACCTCGTCTGCCCAGACTGCAACGGTGGTTTCATCGAAGAATGTGAAAACCCTACACCTACCCATACCGATAATCCTTTTTTCACCTACTCCCACAGCTTTTCTAGTGGCGGCGCCCCCTTCCCTTCTCTCGCCGCCGGGCTCGCCGgtcttcccttccttctctccacCCCCGGCACCATGGAAGTCCCCACCGAACTCTCCGCCCTCTTCGATCCTGAAATTCGCCAGCGATCGACGACGACGATGCAAGAACCGGACGTCTTCAATCCCTTCCTTTTTCTCCAGAATTACCTACAATCTCTGCGTGCAGGTGGTGCCAACATCCAATTTGTCGTTGAAAACAACCCTTCTGACTCTGGTGGCTTCCGGCTTCCTTCAAACCTTGGTGATTACTTCATCGGTCCTGGCCTCGAGCAGTTGATCCAGCAGCTCGCGGAGAACGATCCTAACCGCTATGGCACGCCTCCCGCTTCAAAATCCGCCATCGAAGCGCTCCCGAACGTAAAGATTTCAGAGGAATTGTTGGCTTCCGATTCGGCCCAGTGTGCGGTTTGTAAGGACACATTTGAGCTCGGCATGGAGGCAAGACAGATGCCTTGTAAGCACATTTATCATTCTGATTGTATTCTTCCATGGCTTGAGCTGCATAATTCTTGCCCTGTTTGTCGGTATGAGCTGCCAACGGATGATCCCGATTACGAACAACGTACTCGGGAGACGAGACCTTCTGGGAATTTGACTGTGGGTTCTGGGTCGACGGATTCTGGTAGTGGCAGAGGAGAAACTCAGGAGAATAACCCTCCGCCCAGAATGGCGCAACGGAGGTTTAGCATTTCGTTGCCATCGCTATTTAGGTCATTTGCTGGGCAAGCAGAGGCGAGCAACAGCGGGGATGGTAGTAACAGTGGAAACAATGAATCGAATACAGGAAGTCAGGGGAGTCGAGACTTTGGGTCTGAGACCCGGCAAGAGGACTTGGATTAA